Genomic segment of Komagataeibacter sp. FNDCF1:
ACCCGGTCATCAAGGACGGCCGGATCAATGGTGACAAAGCCCACTGTCCAGCCCTCATAATCCGGGTTGTTCTGGATGGCGTCGAGTGTGCTGGGAGAAGGCACAGCCTCTCCGGCATCCAGCGTGGCGTCGATCCATGCCGCAGCGGCCTCTTCCGCATTGGAAATGGCTTCATCGAGCGTGTCGCCTGCCGAAAAGCAGCCGGGAAGGTCAGGAAAGACAACACCAAATGTCGTTGCCTCGCTGCCCCGTTCGATAACAACCGGATAGCGCATGATGATCCTCCTAGAGACCCGCCTGTTTGCGGATGGCGGCAACCAGACCGGTGCCCAGATCCTTTTTGGGATGAGGGACGACCACGATCCCTGGTCGCGACGGATGTTTGAAGACGTTGTGTGAACCGCGCACGCGATCCAGCTTCCAGCCTGCTTTTTCCAGCTCCCGGATCAGATCGGCACTTTTCATTTACACATCATACACACGTCCTGATCCTTGTTCAAGAAGGCAGGTAAAAGGATGTG
This window contains:
- a CDS encoding type II toxin-antitoxin system HicB family antitoxin, coding for MRYPVVIERGSEATTFGVVFPDLPGCFSAGDTLDEAISNAEEAAAAWIDATLDAGEAVPSPSTLDAIQNNPDYEGWTVGFVTIDPAVLDDRVERANISLPRRVLERLDALARSSHESRSGMIAAMTLQARLKPVVRSK
- a CDS encoding type II toxin-antitoxin system HicA family toxin, which translates into the protein MKSADLIRELEKAGWKLDRVRGSHNVFKHPSRPGIVVVPHPKKDLGTGLVAAIRKQAGL